The sequence TTTATGCGGGGGTCGCCGGGGTCGGCATGTCGTCGGACGCGGGGCACATCATGGCTCCCTCGGCAGATGGAGCAGCCGCCGCCATACTACGAACCATCGAAGATGCGGGAATACCGGCGGATGCGATTGGCTATATCAATGCTCATGGTACGGCCACGCCTGCCAACGATTCCGTGGAAACCCACGCAATTCGCAAAGCGTTGGGAAACCGCGCGGACAAGTTGGCGGTCAGCTCCACGAAGTCCATGCACGGACATGCGCTTGGGGCGGCAGGCGCCATAGAGGCGGTCGCCACTGTCCTTGCAATCAAGAACGGGGTGATCCCACCCACCGCAAATTACGATGAGCGAGATCCCGAATGCGACCTGGACTACGTTCCCAACATTGCACGCAAGTTGGCGGTGGAGTATGCGCTCTCGAACTCATTTGCGTTCGGAGGTTTGAACGCAGTGCTTGTCTTTCGCGCCTTGTAGCTGCCGGTGCAGCGCCGCGACATCGGTATGCAGCAGCTTTGCCGCTGTCTTGCGGTCCTTCAAGCCGTCGCGTGATGTTCCGAAGACGATTTGAGCGTGAACGTTGCCTTTCCCCAGCAAGCCCAGGAAGTGCGTCGCAAAGGTCATCTCTCCCCAATAACAGACATCCCGTTTTGGATCGCCGCCGTCGATCGCGTAGGCGATAGCGGCTGGCGTGCTTGGAGAGCGGGCGCTGATGGCGCTTTCCAGCAGCGGCGCATGGAATGGAAGAACGGTGTCGCCGCCGGAACTGGTCCCTTCCGGAAATAGTACGACACGCATGCAGCTGCGCAGTGCATCCTCGATGGCCTTCGCTGCTCGCACCGCATCCGTCCGGCTCTTTCGATCAACATAGATCGTGCCGCCGTTCGTCGCAAGACGTCCGAAGACTGGCCAGCTACGCACCTCGGATTTGGCGACGAAAAGGCAGGGGGCAATCGAGGCGTAGCAAAGAATGTCGAGATAACTGAGATGGTTCGAGACAATGAGTCCGCGGGCCGGCATTGAGCCCTCTGTGGAGACCGTTACACCGAGGCTGGCGAGAACTCCCCGGCAGGACTCAGTCAACCACTCGGCACGTTCCGGCAAACCGGGTGGCTGCTTCGCGGTCCTGATTCCCCGGTTAAATTCGCGAAATGATTTATGAATTGCGTGCGCGAACATGGAGCCGCGCCGCAGACGCTTCCTCATGGCCTATACACTAACGCAGGAAGCGCGTTTTTGCCGCCGCCGACATCTTCTCGAAATCGAGCACGGTAAGGAAATCGATCGTCTTGAACTCGCGGTCCAGACCAGGCGTACCGCAAATCTGAGACCCAACAGCGAGATAGGCCCGCAACAACCGCGGCACTTTCGCACCTGGCTTTGGGGACCCTAACGGCATCGAAAATTCTGGTGTCGGCACAGTCTGGAGTTCCGGGTCAGACTGGAACATCGTCAGCTGCTGGTGCACAGACCAACCTTCGCCGGGATCCTGCGACGTCAGAGATGAGCAGCCGAGCAGGTAGCGCGCATCGAGGGTTTTGGCATAGATGACCAGTCCGCGCCACAGCAGATTCAGAACTTCGAAGCTGCGGTGATTGCGCTGAATGCACGCCCGGCCAAGTTCCACTATTTCGGCTCGCCTCGACTCGAATGGCGTCAGCACAAACTCACGCTCGCTGTAATAGCCAAGGTTCGCCGCCGCTGTAAGGCCGGACTGCACACGATAGGTTCCGACCACTTCGCCGGTGATCCGATGCTGCACGTACAAGTGGTCGCAAACCGAGTCGAACTCGTCCTTGTCTTCGCCGGTGGCGAATGACGCGTCCAGCCCCTCGTTCAGTTCGAGGTTGAAGACTCGAAAGCGCAGGCGATAGATCGCCGAGCGCTCCTCGTCGCTAGCGGCGAGCAGAACACTGTACTGCGGGCAGGCTGCCAGTTCTCGGGGATTCCTGGGTGTAACGACTGGTAAGGCCAGAGACTGTGATGTGATGGGGCCTGAGGGTGCCGCTGTGGTCATTCCGGTCTCCGACGGCGTGAGTTGGCGGAACTGGGCTGAGTGTAAAACGAACTCTTGGCCTGGTTCTCATTCGTGACGCGCATTTCACGGGCTTTTCACGTCCGTGCAACCACAACTTCACGCCACGTTCACAAACCGTCTCTTCCGCAACCTCTGGATACTTTGGTTCGCACGATATAGGCTAATCCACCAGAGTTCCGAAACCCAGAGTACCCTGAAGCGGGTGCCCTGACATCACACAAAGGTACATGTCACTTGCTGGTCATGCGCCGTGGATGATCTAAGAATGCCTATTTTCTGAGCCTTGGGGCCGGGCTGACCATCTGATAATGCAGGAGATATGGGATTTTTCGAGTCAATGCGCGAAGACATAGGCTCGGTATTCGAGCGCGACCCGGCAGCTACGTCCGTGTTTGCGGTACTCCTATGCTACCCGGGAATCCACGCCCTCTGGGTGCATCGGTTCAACCACTGGTTATGGACGCACAACCTCCGGCTTCTTGCGCGTTGGGGATCGCAGATTGCGCGATTTTTTACCGGCATTGAAATTCATCCGGGAGCGCGCATTGGACGGCGGTTATTCATCGATCATGGGATGGGAGTGGTGATCGGCGAGACAGCGATTGTCGGGAACGACGTTACGCTTTACCAGGGCGTGACGCTCGGCGGAACCGGCAAAGAGAAGGGCAAACGACATCCCACGCTTCTCGATGGAGTCTTCGTCGGCAACAATGCCAACATCCTTGGCAACATCACCATCGGCGAGAACTCGCGGGTCGGCGCTGGATCGGTGGTGCTGAGGGACGTCCCGCCGAATTCCACGGTGGTTGGCGTTCCGGCGCACGTGGTTTATCGCGACGGCCAGCGCGTTCTCATCACCGATCCCCGTGATATCCAGGACCCGCTGTCAAACGTGATCGTTGCGCTGGCGGAACGCGTGAACGAAATTTGCGACAAGCTTGGAATCATGGCGGCTGAGTCGGAAGCGGTGCGAAGAGAAATTTCGGCGGTTCGGGCGCTCGCTACCGAGGACGAAGAACGGGAGCAATATCGACAGAATCAGTTGACAGAGTCCGACGCCCTTCACAATTTCGGCGGTGGAATCTAGACCAGACCTATCCTCGAAGCCACGAATGCACCGTGAGTACTCACCGAGGTACACCGACCGCCGATTGCGCCAGTTCAACACGGTCGAGAGTACAATTCTGCAAAATCCTATCGGAGGATAGACAATGAAGAGCCTGGCTCGCTTCGTTGCCGCTGCACTGCTCGGAGTGCTCGCAAGTTCAGCGGCATGGGCACAGTTTGGAAATACCCGCCCGAATTCCGGCGCGTGTTTCTATGTTGATTACAATTTCCGCGGCGAGTCCTTCTGCATGAATGCGGGACAAGAAGCCGCCAGGTTACCACCGGGGTTTGGTGACAGGATCCGGTCGATACGCGTTTTCGGCCGCGCACAAGTGACATATTTCAATGATTCCGATTTTGGGGGCGCGAATGGCACAACCTCCAGCGACATCAATGACCTTCGCCAGTTCCCGCTTCCCAATGTGCCGAGCAAGAATTGGAATACGCGAATTTCGTCAGTGCGAGTTAGCGGCGGGCAGGGGAATTGGGATCGCGACCGAGGACGGGATTATGACTATCGGGGCGGCGCCCGAGATGATCGTCGGTGGCACAGCAACGATCCCATAACTACGGTTACCTGCGCGTCAGACTACGACCGCGATCGTGACTGGTGCAGAACTCCGGGGCGGATCAATAGCGTCCGTCTGGTTGAGGAGAACGGGCGTCGTGACTGCATCTGGAATCAGACCTTTGGGATTGATAATGGCCGCCTGTGGACCTCACGGGGGTGCGCGGGAACATTTGAGGTCAGATAGGGATCCAGAAGTTGATGGGCGAGTCATGAGACGCCAGCAATTCGCGCTGGCGTCTTTCTCTCGTTCTTCGAGCCATCTAAGCTTCGCGCAAGGCGATAGTAATCGGTAGGCGTGCGGCTCGAAGTGCCGGCAGCAAGCCGCCAACCAGACCCATCACGGCTGAGAACACCACACCTGCGACCAGGATTGTCGGCGTCACTCTAAACGCGAATGACAACTCGGCGAAGGCGGCCGTGTTTCCGGTCGCACCGGTGAAGCCGTTCATCGGGATCGCCAGCAGGCAGCCGAGCACGCCGCCGAGGATGGCGATCATCACAGATTCGATCAAAAACGAGAAGAGGATGCTCAGCCGGGAGAATCCGAGTGCACGCAGAGTTCCGACTTCGCGGGTGCGCGCGGCCACGATGCCGTACATGGTGTTCATGGCGCCGAAAACCGCGCCAATACCCATAACGATGGCCACGAATCCCGCCAAGGCCAACAGCGCTGTTGCGACTGGACCAGCCTGATCCGCGTAATACTTCCGCTCGCTGTCCATCTGCACCTGCATCTGGGGGTTGGCGCGCAGGTCCTTGTCGAACTGCGACAGCACATCTTTGTTCGTCAAGCGAACGGTCAGGGATTCGCAGCCGCCGTTACGGTCGAAAGCTGTGTTCATGACGTTGAAGTCGCCCCAGATTTCGCTTTCGAATGAACTGTCTCCGGCGGTGAATATCCCGACGATCTTCCAGTTACGCTTCTGCATCCAGACGTTAGAGCCGAGGTCGAATCCGCGAATGCGGTCAGCCGCTTTCTTCCCGACAATAATCTCGTTGAGACCGGGCTGGAAATTCCGGCCCTCCACGATCTGGATACCCCTTCGGACCTGGAATGCGACCTGTTGTACACCACGGACGGTGATATTCGTCATCTCGCCGTCGCTGCGACGAGGTTTGCCGGTGATGACGACGATATCGCACGCCGCGAGCGGCTGGCCGTCAGGGCCTCGCGCGACGCGCGAATCCATTATGATGGTGTTCGCATTGCTGCGGTTCATCCACGAGGTCAGTTCCGATGCTGAGCCGCGCTGCACCACGATTCCATTGTCATCCGAACCCGTCGCCGCTAGCGCGATGCGGAACCCCGAAGCCATTGCCGCGAGGCTCACGAAGACAGCGACGACCAGGGCGATACCGCCAATGGCGAGCAGCGTGGTCTTCCAGCGCTCGCGGATGTTTCGCAAGGTGTACGTGATGGGCAGTGCCATTACAGTTGCCTCAACATGTCTGTGATTCGCGCCCGGTACGCTAGTAACGCCGGAACGAATCCCGCCAGAAGTCCGAGCAGTACGGCTCCCGAGAGTCCCAGGACGACGATGCGCGGCTGAAGGCCGAAATCGGGGAAGCCACGCACCACGTCGCCGATGAATGGAATTCCGGGAAGCGCAGTGATTGCACCGCGGCTCAGAAAGACGCCAAGGGCACCGCCGATGATTGCCATTGCCAACGCTTCGGCAAGTATCAACGCCATTACCAGCCCGCCCGAGAAGCCCAGCGTCTTGAGCACGGCGATTTCGTTGCGACGCTCGCGAACCGACATGCTCATTGTGTTGGCCGTGACCAGTAGAATTGTGAAGGTCACGGCGAGCCCGATACCGCGCAACAGCAGGGCCAGGTTCCCTGCCATCGCGACGAACCCGGCGCGGAATGCAGCCTCGGTTTCCGTCCGCGTCTGCACGGCGCTGTTCTCGAACATCGCGTCGATCTTCTTGCTGATCTCTCCCGCCTTGCTGGGATCATCGACCTGCACGACGTAAATTCCGGTCTGCACCCGGCGGCCGGTGGATTCGTACAGGTATTTGTGATGGAAGTACATCATTGTCAGATCGGTACCCGGGTTTTTCTGAAGATCCGCGTCGTAGATGCCGCGAATGACAAATTCGAAGGGATGGCCGATGCGGTAGGGCGGAATAGCGCTTTCCATCTGGAAGGTGTCGCCGACCTTCCATCCCCAGCGCTCGGCGGTCTTGCGGCCGACGATACAGCCGCGCATGTCTTCGAGGAAAGCCTGTTTCTGGTCTGCCGGAAGCTGGAACTCGGGATACATCGCCAGGAAGGGTTCGGCCTCGACGGCTAGATTGGGGAAGAAATACTTGAAATCGCCTTTGTAAACGCCCATGAACCAGGATTCGCGTGCAACCGATTTCACGCCGGGAATGGTTGCGATCTCCTGTTCGTATTTCAGTGGCAATTCAAAGGCGAGGCTAACCTGGTGACGCGTAACCAACCGAGCGGCGCTTGCGCTCTTCAAACTCCAACTCACAGCAGCGAGAACCGACTCCAGCGTGCAGAGCAGGAAAATGCACAGGGCCAGTGCCAGTATCGTGCTAGTGGTGCGCACCCAGTTGCGCCGCAGATGCTTGAGGACAAACGGTAGGAAACGCATATCAGTTCGTCAGCACGCCCTTCTCGAGATGATGCTGAACGTGTGCCCTTGCGGCCGCGCGCGGGTCGTGCGTGACCATCAGAATTGTCTTCTGGAACTCGCGATTCAGGACCTCCATTAGCGCAAGAATTTCCTCCGCGCTCTTGGCGTCGAGATCGCCGGTAGGCTCGTCGGCGACGACGATCTGCGGATCGGTGACGACGGCGCGCGCAATGGCGACGCGCTGCTCCTCACCGCCGGACAATTGCCGCGGATAATGTTTGGCTCGGTGCTCCAACCCCACCACCTTGAGCGCGAGCATGGCGCGTTCGCGGCGCTGCTTACGCGAAAGGTGTGTCAGCAGGAGCGGCAGTTCGATGTTCTCAAGGGCATTGAGAACCGGAATGAGGTTGTAGAACTGGAAGATAAATCCCACGGTGCGGGTCCGCCACCTCGCGAGTTCTCCCTCGGAGAGGCGCGACAGTTCCGTGCCGGCGATGTGGAGATTGCCCGAGGTCGGCCGGTCGATGCCGGCGATCAGGTTCAGCAGCGTCGTCTTGCCCGACCCGGAGGGCCCCATAAGAGCCACGAATTCGCCCTGTTGCACCTGCAGGTTGAGCCCGTCGAGCACGGTCAGACGAATGCTGTCGCGCGTGTAGACCTTGCGCAAATCGCGCACGTCGACTGCAACTGCCCTGGTTTGTGCCCCGGTGTCAGGCATGAATTCTCATCCTTTCAGGTGAACGCGGTCGCCGCTCTTCAGTGAATCCGGCGGCTTGCTCACGAGCAGTTCCGAACCGGTGAGCCCGCCCTTGATGACGACGTTTCCGCCGCGTTCTCCGCCAAGCGTCACTGGTTTCTCCTGCACGGTTCCGTTCGAGATCTCAAATACGATTGGGTTTCCGTCCCGGGTTGCGACGGACTCTTTGGGCAAATACATCACCGGTTGCGGCTTGTCGTCTTTCGCAACAGGCCTGGTCTTCTCAAGGAAAGTGACATTTGCGCTCATCTCCGGCTTGAGGTCCTTGTCACGATCGAGGAACGCAACCTTCACAGTGACGGTGGCCTTGGTCCGGTCAGCCGTCGGAATGATCTGGCGCAACTCACCCCGGAAGCGGCGATCGCCGAAGGCCTGGACCACGATTTCGGCCGGTTGGTGCGGCTTCAGTTTCGAGACATTCGCTTCGTTGACATCAACCTCGACTTCGAGGGAGTTCATATCTGCCATCGCGACGATGGCGCCTGAAGAGGTTGAGATATTCACACCGGGAGGAATGGGGGCGACGCTCTCGCCGACCTCCGCCATCTTCTTTACAACCACGCCGGAGAAGGGCGCGCGTATCAGAGTGAAGTCGTACAGAGACCGGTTATAGGCGAGATCGGCTTTTGCCTGCGCCAGCGCGGCTTGCGCCAACCGTACCCGACTTTCGGCCGCGTCACGCTGGTCGGTGGAGAGGACCTTTTCATGCGCCAGCTTTTCGGCGATTCCGGCCTGGCGCTGCGCCTCGCCAAGATCGGCCTCCGCGTGGAGAATAGCGGCCTTGGAGCGTTCTATGTTGGCGCTGTAGTCTTCACTTTCAAGACGCGCGATCACCTCGCCTTCGCTGACGCGACTGCCTTCTTCGACACGGAGTTCCGCCAGGCGGCCTTGGATCTTCGCCGAGACGACCGCCTTGCGCCGAGCAACAACGTATCCGGAGGCGGCAAGGACGGGAGCGGCCGGTTGCGGTCCGTTCACGGTCTGAATCGACGGACGAACCACCTCCACCTCGGTGCCCGTGTGGGCGTCCCGATACTGGAGTCCAAAGCGGACTCCCGCCCCGAGCAGCATCAGGACAACTAACCAGATGAGCCATTTCCAACGGTTCGAGGGCGGCGGATTACGATCAATCTTTAATGATTGCAGTTGCTGCTTAAGGTCTTCCACAACCTTCTCCCGATGGCGAACATGCTAGCAAGCATCCGACGGTTTGGCACGAAAGTGTAATAACTCAAAAGCTGAGCCTCCGAGGCTGGTTAGAACTATGGATTTAGGTAAATGGCAGGGCGTTACCGGCGAAAGGAATCGCTCCACCGTCACCTGCAAAGGACATGCGCCGAGTCGAAAACCGTTTTCGTGGTAGCTCTAAGGCCTCACGCGCAGGCCAACTCAATTGGGGATCAGTTCTTTTGCGGTTCCGAAACAAAGCGATACCCCACCCCCCGAACGGTAAGCAGGTGCTTGGGGCTGGAGGGCTGGTCTTCCAGATACCGCCGGAGGCGGACGATGAAGTTGTCGATTGCGCGGGTGTCGGTGTCTTCGCGCAGACCCCAGACTTCGTCGAGAATCTGCTTGCGCGAGACGGCGCGGCCTTCGTTCTTGATCAGGTAGCGCAGGAGTTCGGCTTCCATCAGGGTAAGGTGCGTCTTCTGCTTGCGCGCGGTGAGTTCGAGCGCTCCGAAATCGATCTTTCGTCCGTTGAATGTGATGATCTCGGGCACGCCGTTCTTGGCGGCCTCGGGTACGCCGTTCGGAACAGAATGGCGCATCCATTCGGTGCGTCGCAGAAGGCCATTGACGCGCGCCATCAGGATGGAAAGATCGAATGGCTTGGGGAGGTAATCGTCGGTCCCGGATTCGAATCCCTTGAGCACATCTTCAGGGCGTCCGCGGGCGGTAAGCATCAGGACAGGAACGTAGTTCTTCTTGCGGCGAAGTTCACTCGCGAGCCAAAAGCCATCTTTGCCGGGGAGCATGACATCGAGCACGATGACGTCCGCGGCTTGAGGTTGGTTCGAGAGTATCTGCCAGGCGGCTTCCGCGGTCTCAAATACCTTGACTTCGTGCCCGTCGGCCTCCAGGTTGAACTGCAATCCCTGCGCCAGGTGCATTTCATCCTCAACGACGAAGACGCGGCTCAAGCTTTCACCCTCGGCAATCGAATTGTCACTGTTGCTCCTTTGCCTTCACCATCGCTCTCCGCCCACGCGGCACCGCCATGGCGCTCAGCGATCGCACGCACGATGAACAGGCCAAGCCCCGTCCCCTTCACTTTCGCGATTGTGCGCAATGGCACACGATAAAAACGTTTGAATATTCGCTTCAACTCACCGCGGGGAATGCCGACACCGTGGTCGGCAACGCGCACCAACGACTGACCGCCTTCGCTTATGAGCACAGCTTTAATTCGCTTTTGCTGTGGCGAATACTTGACCGCGTTCTCCAGCAGGTTGGTAATCGCCGTCCGGAGATCGTCAAGATCTCCACGTACAACCGATTCTTCCTGGCTGACGAAATGATTCTCGATATTCATCTCATCGGTGCTCAGGTGGTTACGCACGCGCGAAACTTCGACGCACTCCGCTGTCAGTTCTGCCAGGTCGATTTCCTGCCAATGCTCCTGGCCGCGCTTGTGCCCGGCCTTGCTGGCTCGGAGAACCTGCTCGACCGTGGACATTAGGCGATCGGTGTCGTCCAACATGATGTCGTAGAACTTCTTGCGCTGGACTTCGTCGAGCTTCCGGCTCTGCAAGGTTTCGAGATAAAGGCGGATGGAAGCGACCGGTGTCTTTAACTCGTGCGTGACCGCGTTGATGAAGCTGTCGTGTTGCTCGTTGCGCCGGATTTCGCGGACGAGAAAGATGGTGTTCCAGACGACGCCGGCAATCAGGATGGCGAAGAAGATGATTCCCAGCACGAGCGGAACAATTTCGCGCCAGTGGATGATCCACGAAATGTTCAGGACAACGGCGGTCGCGACCAGGCAAGCGCCCAGTACGATTGCGAACGCCATCGCTTTTCGCCGGCTGGTAATTTGCATAGAAAAGCCCATGGAAATTTTACTCCCATGGGCTTAAATCACTGAGCAGAGCCGATCTTCCGGCCTGCTGGAAAATGGCAGAAAGTTCAGGTGTTTGGGGCCTGAACGCTAGTCGTACGCTTGTGCGAGTCCTTCGTCTGCAACCTTAAGCTTGGGCTGTATTCGGCTATCTGGGCGAGGCAGCTTGATGTTCTTCGCCAGGCCGAGCACCCTCATTGCCTGGATTCCGTACCAGTTCAAGTCGATCTCCCACCAACGCAGCCCGTGGCGAGCCGAACTCGGATGAGCGTGGTGATTGTTGTGCCAGCCTTCACCGAAGGTGAGCACAGCGATCAACATGTTGTTCGTGGAGTCGTCGCCAGTCTCGAAGCGCTGCGAGCCCCACAGGTGCGTCGCCGAATTCACAAGCCAAGTGGCGTGCAGCCCGACGGTCGTTCGCAGGAAGATGCCCCAGAGCACGGCCTGCCAACCCATCGTGAGCAATATCACGATCCCGAGCACGGTCAATGGAACCCAGTGCCACTTGCTGATCCAGACGTGAAACTTGTCTTTGCGAAGGTCTGGGACATATGGCGCCAGTTCCGTCGTGGACTGGTGCATGGCCTTGCCCATCAGGATCCAGCCCATGTGCGACCACCACTTGCCGTCGCGTGGAGAGTGCGGATCGCCGGGCTTGTCGGTAAGCTGATGGTGGATGCGATGCGTCGCCACCCAGAATATGGGACCGCCTTCCAGCGCCAGCGTTCCGCAAAGCGTCAGGAAATATTCCATCCACTTCGGCGTGGTGTATCCGCGATGCGTCAGCAGGCGGTGATAGCCCATGCCGATTCCGAGGCTTCCGGAAACCCACCACAAGAATGCTGCGAGCGCGGCAGCTTTCCATGAGAAAAAGAAGAGCGCGATGACCGCGCCGACGTGGAAAGCCACCATGAAAGATGTCGTGATCCAGTTTATCTGGTTGCGTTCAGGACTATTCTGATCGAATACCATTGCCATCCTTACCCAAACAAGCAGTGCGGCACGTCTTCACCCGCCGTGCCTCTTGATGTAAAGATATATTTCTTAAAGCTCACGGTTTGTAATAGTTGTGTAAGTTAGGAGAACGAAAGTAGTAGCCCAGGTTCCGCCGCTGCTTGCGGGCGCAACTGGACGAAGTGCCCCGGGTTATTTCCAGTGCTCCCATCCGAGTTGCCGCTCCTCCCTCGAGAAGTTGCAAACGCGAATCGAGCAACTTGCAAGGAGATTTGATGACCCGCAAACTTACTGTTCTTCTCCTGTTCACAGCTGCCATGGCGTGGGCTCAGTCCGAGCCCGCCGCTCCGCGCGAACACTATTCCTGGCAACAGCAAGACACAACCCACACCCAGGTCGTTCGCGGACCATTCTGCGGCACGGGCGGCACGATCACCGCCATTGAAGGCGACACCATCACCATCAAGACCATGGACGGCAAGCAGGCCACGGTGAAGGTCACGCCCGAAACGCGCTATCGCCGTGACCGACAGGAAGCCAAGCTCTCCGACTTCAAAGTCGGCGACACGGTTTTCGTTCGCGGCGAACCCAGCGGCGAGAACACCTGGACGGCGCAGGGCATCATGTCTAACCAGAATATGGGTCGGGGCATGATGATGCGCGAGGAAATGGGCAAGAAGGTCATCGCGGGAGAGGTCGCGAAAATCGATGGCACCAGCCTGACGATCAATCGTCCCGATGGGCAGACGCAGGTCATCCAGGTCGATGAGACTACATCGTTCCGTAACGCGAAGCGCGAAAGCATCACGCTCGCGGATATCAAAGTTGGCGACCGTGTGTTCGGCCGAGGTGAACTGAAGGACGGCGTTTTCGTTCCCGCGGTGTTGAACGTCGGCGCTCCGGGCGAAATGCGCATGAGGCGTCGTGGAGGACCTGAGGGCCAAGGCCAGAATCCGCCACCACCCCAGGGCGGGGAGCAGCAGCCCCAGTAAGTTGCCCATGACGCTTCGCTCCATCGTTCGCCACGCAGCTTTGCTGATGTGCGCCTGTGCAGCTGGTTTTGCGCAGGCATCCCCGCCGGCCGAAGTCCAGGCCTCGACGGCTGCACCCGCGCCAGCGGCAACCCAGGAGTTTGAAATCCACGGAACGGTCGTCTCTGGGAAGATGCCTCTTCCAGGGGTCACGATCAGCGCCGCGAATTCGCTCACCGGCAAGAAGGTCACGACCTCAACCGATCCGGACGGCCGCTACGTACTCAAAGTGCCGGGACGAGGCCGCTATGTCGTGCGGGCGGAATTGACCGCATTTGCAGCCGCTACTTCGGAAGTCATCATTAACCCAACAACGCCACAGCAGAAAGTCGATCTCCAGATGGTTCTGCTCTCTCGCGTTCCAAAGGAGAACACCGACGAAACTGCCACGGCGGCGCAGCAATTGGCCGGGGCGTTGATGGGACGCAACGCACAGACTCTCTCACTTAGTGCCGACCTCGGCGCCAGCCAGAACGGTAGTGAGGGCGAAGCACCGTTGCCGGGCATGAATCCACTCGCCAGCACGGCGGATGCCGGCAATGATTCCGTATCCGTTTCAGGGCAGATGGGGAACACGCAGGATTTCGGCGTGCACAACATGGACGAACTGCGCGAACGCATTCAGGAGATGCGCGACCGAGGGGAACTCCCACAAAACGGAATGGGCCGGGGCGGCATGATGGGCGGACCCGGGGGTGGTTTCGGTGGACCAATCATGATCATGGGTGGCCCGGGAATCATGCGGGGTGGTCGCGGCGGATTCAATATCAACCGTCCGCACGGAATGGTTTATTACTCCATGGGCAATTCCGCCCTCGATGCAGCGCCCTACTCGCTAAGCGGAATTCCCGCGGATAAGCCGCAATATGGCTCGGGTCGATTCGGTGGGGTCGTCGGAGGTCCGCTGAATATACCGCACGTTTACGAGGGTGGGATGAAGACGATGTTCTTCGGCGGATACACGGGCACGCGTTCGACGACGCCGTATGACGTCTTTTCCCATGTCCCCACGCAGGAAGAACGCGCCGGCAACTTCGGCGACACAACCTACACGTCAGGGCCGAACAAAGGACTGCCGGTCCAACTGTTTGATCCGCTCACAGGCGCTCCGCTGGGCAGCAACATCAACGGCATGATCAATCCCGCGGCGACCGGGTTGCTCGCGTACATTCCCGAGCCCAACCAGACCGGCAATCCAGCTCAGAACTTCCGCTATTCTTCTTCCGCGCAGAGCAACAGCGACTCCGTTTTCTTCCGCTTGATCCACAACTTCGGCGAGATGCCAACGTTCGGCGGACCGTTCCGCATAGGCCCCAGTGGAGCGGGTGGCCCTGGCCGTGGTCGGCACGCCCGCAACAACATCGCGTTCGGCTTCAACTGTCAGCGCAGCAAGAGCGATGACCTGGTACCGTTCCCTTCCCTGCACGGCACCAATTCGACGGATGGGTACAACGGGAACGTCGCGTACAGCCTGAGCCGCGGGCACTTCAACAACCGAATCACGGCCAGCTACAACGTGCAGCGCGTGAATGTGTCGAATATTTTCGCGGGACTCACCGATGTAGCGGGAAATCTCGGCATCACTGGTGTGTCCAGCAATCCGGCCGACTACGGAGTTCCCGGCCTCTCCTTCTCCGATTACAGCAGCCTGCGCGACATCACACCGCAATACCGTTACGATCGCACATTCCGGCTTGGGGACATGTTCTTCGTGTCGCACGGAAAACATAACCTGCGCTTTGGGGGCGATTTCCGGCGACTGATGT is a genomic window of Terriglobia bacterium containing:
- a CDS encoding HAMP domain-containing sensor histidine kinase, whose amino-acid sequence is MAFAIVLGACLVATAVVLNISWIIHWREIVPLVLGIIFFAILIAGVVWNTIFLVREIRRNEQHDSFINAVTHELKTPVASIRLYLETLQSRKLDEVQRKKFYDIMLDDTDRLMSTVEQVLRASKAGHKRGQEHWQEIDLAELTAECVEVSRVRNHLSTDEMNIENHFVSQEESVVRGDLDDLRTAITNLLENAVKYSPQQKRIKAVLISEGGQSLVRVADHGVGIPRGELKRIFKRFYRVPLRTIAKVKGTGLGLFIVRAIAERHGGAAWAESDGEGKGATVTIRLPRVKA
- a CDS encoding efflux RND transporter periplasmic adaptor subunit, which gives rise to MEDLKQQLQSLKIDRNPPPSNRWKWLIWLVVLMLLGAGVRFGLQYRDAHTGTEVEVVRPSIQTVNGPQPAAPVLAASGYVVARRKAVVSAKIQGRLAELRVEEGSRVSEGEVIARLESEDYSANIERSKAAILHAEADLGEAQRQAGIAEKLAHEKVLSTDQRDAAESRVRLAQAALAQAKADLAYNRSLYDFTLIRAPFSGVVVKKMAEVGESVAPIPPGVNISTSSGAIVAMADMNSLEVEVDVNEANVSKLKPHQPAEIVVQAFGDRRFRGELRQIIPTADRTKATVTVKVAFLDRDKDLKPEMSANVTFLEKTRPVAKDDKPQPVMYLPKESVATRDGNPIVFEISNGTVQEKPVTLGGERGGNVVIKGGLTGSELLVSKPPDSLKSGDRVHLKG
- a CDS encoding response regulator transcription factor — its product is MSRVFVVEDEMHLAQGLQFNLEADGHEVKVFETAEAAWQILSNQPQAADVIVLDVMLPGKDGFWLASELRRKKNYVPVLMLTARGRPEDVLKGFESGTDDYLPKPFDLSILMARVNGLLRRTEWMRHSVPNGVPEAAKNGVPEIITFNGRKIDFGALELTARKQKTHLTLMEAELLRYLIKNEGRAVSRKQILDEVWGLREDTDTRAIDNFIVRLRRYLEDQPSSPKHLLTVRGVGYRFVSEPQKN
- a CDS encoding DUF5666 domain-containing protein, with product MTRKLTVLLLFTAAMAWAQSEPAAPREHYSWQQQDTTHTQVVRGPFCGTGGTITAIEGDTITIKTMDGKQATVKVTPETRYRRDRQEAKLSDFKVGDTVFVRGEPSGENTWTAQGIMSNQNMGRGMMMREEMGKKVIAGEVAKIDGTSLTINRPDGQTQVIQVDETTSFRNAKRESITLADIKVGDRVFGRGELKDGVFVPAVLNVGAPGEMRMRRRGGPEGQGQNPPPPQGGEQQPQ
- a CDS encoding ABC transporter ATP-binding protein; the encoded protein is MPDTGAQTRAVAVDVRDLRKVYTRDSIRLTVLDGLNLQVQQGEFVALMGPSGSGKTTLLNLIAGIDRPTSGNLHIAGTELSRLSEGELARWRTRTVGFIFQFYNLIPVLNALENIELPLLLTHLSRKQRRERAMLALKVVGLEHRAKHYPRQLSGGEEQRVAIARAVVTDPQIVVADEPTGDLDAKSAEEILALMEVLNREFQKTILMVTHDPRAAARAHVQHHLEKGVLTN
- a CDS encoding fatty acid desaturase, whose product is MAMVFDQNSPERNQINWITTSFMVAFHVGAVIALFFFSWKAAALAAFLWWVSGSLGIGMGYHRLLTHRGYTTPKWMEYFLTLCGTLALEGGPIFWVATHRIHHQLTDKPGDPHSPRDGKWWSHMGWILMGKAMHQSTTELAPYVPDLRKDKFHVWISKWHWVPLTVLGIVILLTMGWQAVLWGIFLRTTVGLHATWLVNSATHLWGSQRFETGDDSTNNMLIAVLTFGEGWHNNHHAHPSSARHGLRWWEIDLNWYGIQAMRVLGLAKNIKLPRPDSRIQPKLKVADEGLAQAYD